One stretch of Priestia megaterium DNA includes these proteins:
- a CDS encoding GNAT family N-acetyltransferase, producing the protein MVINQQIYKVKGLQYIIRPADTSDADELSHLRVQLDGETENLDRESGEGYMNKGDFEELISRDTESKRNLFLVAVVHNEIVGFSRCEGNELKRFAHKVEFGVCVAKECWGYGIGKELLQQSLLWVDSAGMKKMTLNVLETNKKAIDLYTKFGFEIEGVLKNDKLLSDGKFYNTVVMGRFA; encoded by the coding sequence ATGGTCATCAACCAGCAGATTTACAAGGTAAAAGGACTTCAATACATCATTCGCCCAGCTGACACTAGCGATGCAGATGAATTGTCTCACCTCAGAGTTCAGCTAGACGGAGAAACGGAAAACTTAGATCGTGAGTCAGGAGAAGGGTATATGAATAAAGGGGACTTTGAAGAGCTTATTAGTCGTGACACGGAAAGTAAACGAAACTTATTTTTAGTAGCGGTTGTACATAATGAAATTGTCGGATTTTCAAGGTGCGAAGGAAACGAGTTGAAACGATTTGCTCATAAAGTAGAGTTTGGTGTGTGCGTCGCAAAAGAATGTTGGGGATACGGAATTGGCAAAGAGCTTTTACAGCAATCCTTACTGTGGGTAGATAGCGCGGGCATGAAGAAAATGACGCTGAATGTGCTAGAGACCAATAAAAAAGCGATTGATTTATATACAAAGTTCGGGTTTGAAATAGAAGGAGTATTAAAAAATGACAAGCTGCTGTCTGACGGCAAGTTCTATAACACAGTAGTGATGGGGCGCTTTGCATAG
- a CDS encoding M20 family metallopeptidase, translating to MTVKLISEYSVTESLKKQVIEWRRHFHRYPELSFQEHRTSQFVEDTLRSFGSFIITRPTPTSVVARLIGKEQGKVVAIRADMDALPIEEENTFAFASDTKGVMHACGHDGHTAILLGVASVLSQLGNEFKGEIRLIFQHAEELLPGGAQELVKEGVMEGVDYVIGTHLNSGLPVGEIGVLAGPMMASPDTFNISIKGKGGHAAAPHEAVDAIVVGAQIVTNLQTIVSRTTNPIDKLVVSVTQFHGGTTHNVLPDKVELNGTVRSFDAALRKKVPAQIDRIVKGLTEAYGAEYTFTYENGYHPVINSEEITRLIEETAIEEYGKERVKTLSPKMGGEDFSAYLQETEGAFFNIGARNEEQGIVYPHHHPKFTVDEASLEVGIKMFLRVAEKLLAR from the coding sequence ATGACAGTCAAATTAATCAGTGAATACAGCGTCACAGAAAGCTTAAAAAAGCAGGTAATTGAGTGGAGAAGACATTTTCATCGCTATCCTGAATTATCGTTTCAAGAACACCGAACGTCTCAGTTTGTTGAAGATACGCTTCGTTCGTTTGGAAGCTTTATCATTACTCGTCCTACACCAACAAGCGTGGTGGCTAGATTAATAGGAAAAGAGCAGGGAAAAGTGGTTGCGATCCGAGCGGATATGGACGCGCTGCCGATTGAAGAAGAAAACACGTTTGCATTTGCTTCGGATACTAAAGGCGTGATGCATGCATGCGGGCATGACGGTCACACGGCTATTTTGCTAGGAGTAGCCTCTGTTCTTTCTCAATTAGGAAATGAATTTAAAGGAGAAATTCGCTTGATTTTTCAACACGCAGAAGAGCTGCTGCCCGGGGGAGCGCAGGAGCTTGTCAAAGAAGGCGTAATGGAAGGTGTGGATTATGTAATTGGTACGCATTTGAATTCTGGTCTTCCCGTCGGAGAAATCGGCGTGCTTGCAGGTCCTATGATGGCTTCACCTGATACGTTTAACATATCGATTAAAGGAAAAGGAGGGCACGCTGCAGCGCCTCATGAAGCAGTTGATGCCATTGTTGTAGGAGCGCAAATTGTGACGAATCTCCAAACGATTGTTTCAAGAACGACGAATCCAATCGATAAATTAGTCGTATCAGTTACACAATTCCACGGAGGAACTACGCACAACGTACTTCCTGATAAAGTGGAGCTTAACGGTACCGTTCGCAGCTTTGACGCGGCTCTGCGAAAAAAAGTTCCGGCACAAATTGACCGGATTGTAAAAGGACTAACCGAAGCCTACGGTGCAGAGTACACCTTCACATATGAAAATGGGTATCATCCCGTCATTAACTCTGAAGAAATTACGCGTTTAATTGAAGAAACAGCTATCGAAGAATATGGAAAAGAACGGGTTAAAACGCTGTCCCCTAAAATGGGTGGAGAAGATTTTTCAGCTTACCTGCAGGAAACGGAAGGAGCATTTTTTAACATTGGAGCGCGAAATGAAGAACAGGGCATCGTATACCCTCATCATCATCCGAAGTTTACGGTAGATGAAGCCTCGCTTGAAGTCGGAATAAAGATGTTTTTGCGCGTCGCAGAAAAGCTGTTGGCTCGTTAA
- a CDS encoding LLM class flavin-dependent oxidoreductase, with amino-acid sequence MSKKRKLMLGANIKGLGNTTDGWRHPDVEPDASINIEFYKRQARILEKGLFSFVFIADGLAISEKSIPHFLNRFEPITLLSAIAASTNHIGLVGTVSTSFSEPFTIARQLMSLDHISGGRAGWNLVTSPQEGAARNHSRGYLPLHSERYEIAKEHLDVVKGLWDSWEDDAFTYQKETGQFFDPKKMHTLGFKGKHFQVQGPLNIARSKQGHPVVFQAGSSERGRGFGAENADAIYTNAHTLEEAQASYQDMKNRARDHGRTPEELLIFPSIDLIIGDSEEDVERRYQELAALIPIDHAITYLARFFDDYDFHQFDVDAPFPELGDIGANAFQSTTNKIKQAAAARKLTLREAALETILPRSPFSGTPEHVADEMQKWHEQEAADGFVLRPFMSDTFHQFVEKVVPILQERGLYDTSYKSSTLRGNLNLSVPANRYSQTKEGYVYDSQINQ; translated from the coding sequence TTGAGTAAAAAAAGAAAGCTAATGCTAGGAGCAAATATTAAAGGACTTGGAAATACGACGGATGGATGGAGACATCCGGACGTAGAGCCTGATGCGAGCATTAATATTGAGTTTTACAAGAGGCAAGCGCGTATATTGGAAAAAGGACTGTTCAGCTTTGTCTTTATTGCGGATGGGTTAGCAATATCAGAAAAGTCCATTCCTCACTTTTTAAATCGTTTTGAGCCCATTACGCTACTGTCAGCTATTGCTGCTTCTACGAATCACATCGGTTTAGTTGGGACGGTTTCAACAAGTTTCAGTGAGCCTTTTACCATCGCTCGTCAGCTGATGTCTCTTGATCATATCAGCGGCGGGCGAGCGGGATGGAACTTAGTCACTTCTCCACAAGAAGGGGCAGCGCGCAATCACAGCAGAGGATATCTTCCTCTTCACAGCGAACGATACGAAATTGCAAAAGAGCATCTCGACGTAGTAAAAGGGCTGTGGGATTCGTGGGAAGATGATGCTTTTACCTATCAAAAAGAAACCGGTCAGTTTTTTGATCCAAAGAAAATGCATACTCTTGGATTTAAAGGCAAGCACTTTCAAGTTCAAGGGCCGTTAAATATTGCTCGTTCAAAGCAGGGACATCCGGTTGTGTTTCAAGCGGGTTCATCAGAAAGAGGAAGAGGATTTGGCGCAGAAAATGCGGATGCGATTTACACCAATGCACATACACTAGAAGAAGCGCAGGCATCCTATCAAGATATGAAAAATAGAGCAAGAGATCACGGCAGAACCCCTGAAGAACTTCTCATTTTTCCAAGTATTGATTTAATTATAGGAGATAGCGAGGAAGATGTAGAAAGAAGATATCAAGAGCTTGCCGCTTTAATTCCAATCGATCATGCCATTACATATTTAGCCCGTTTTTTTGATGATTATGATTTTCATCAATTTGACGTAGACGCACCGTTTCCAGAGTTAGGGGATATAGGAGCAAATGCGTTTCAAAGCACTACAAATAAAATTAAACAAGCGGCAGCAGCTAGGAAGTTAACGTTAAGAGAAGCGGCACTTGAAACAATTTTGCCTCGTTCGCCGTTTTCAGGAACCCCGGAGCACGTAGCGGATGAAATGCAAAAATGGCATGAGCAAGAAGCAGCGGATGGATTTGTGCTTCGCCCGTTTATGAGCGATACGTTTCATCAGTTTGTGGAAAAAGTGGTGCCTATTTTACAAGAGCGTGGGCTTTACGACACTTCGTATAAAAGCAGTACGCTGCGCGGAAATTTGAACCTTTCCGTTCCAGCCAATCGATATAGTCAAACAAAGGAGGGGTATGTGTATGACAGTCAAATTAATCAGTGA
- the sfnG gene encoding dimethylsulfone monooxygenase SfnG codes for MSLQFAYWAPNVSGGLVISNIPQKTEWSFEANSRYAQIAEQVGFDYVLLQTRFFASYGAENQLEAATLASALAATTKKINIITAVLPGLWHPGVFAKIISTIDHISSGRVSVNVVSGWFKGEFNGYGEPWLDHDERYRRSEEFINVLRELWKNETTTFKGDFYRLNDAPLKPKPLQPPKVFQGGNSKAAREMAGRVSDVYFMNGNSIENLKNQIEDVKANANGRDIQFGVNGFVIVRETEEEAKQVLKEIVLQADKEAVEGFESQVKFAGKASPQGEGMWANSSFENLVQYNDGFRTGLIGTAEQVANQIIELKKIGVDIILTGFLHYEEEIKTFGETIIPLVRQKEQELKEKAGAL; via the coding sequence ATGAGTTTGCAATTTGCTTATTGGGCCCCGAACGTAAGCGGAGGCCTTGTCATTTCCAACATTCCTCAAAAAACAGAGTGGTCATTTGAGGCAAACAGCCGGTATGCGCAAATTGCCGAGCAGGTGGGCTTTGATTATGTTCTCTTGCAAACTAGATTTTTTGCAAGCTATGGAGCTGAAAATCAACTAGAAGCTGCGACTCTCGCTTCTGCTCTGGCCGCCACTACTAAAAAAATCAACATTATTACAGCGGTTCTTCCGGGGTTATGGCATCCCGGCGTATTTGCTAAAATCATTTCGACTATTGATCATATCAGCAGCGGACGCGTCTCTGTGAACGTTGTAAGCGGCTGGTTTAAAGGCGAATTTAACGGCTACGGCGAACCATGGCTAGATCATGATGAGCGCTACCGCCGTTCTGAAGAATTTATTAACGTGCTTCGAGAACTATGGAAAAACGAAACGACTACGTTCAAAGGAGACTTTTACCGATTAAATGACGCACCGTTAAAACCAAAGCCTCTTCAGCCGCCAAAAGTATTTCAAGGAGGAAATTCTAAAGCCGCCCGTGAAATGGCAGGCCGAGTATCAGACGTTTATTTCATGAACGGCAACTCGATTGAAAACTTAAAAAACCAAATTGAAGACGTAAAAGCAAACGCAAACGGCCGGGATATTCAATTTGGCGTAAACGGATTTGTCATTGTCCGTGAAACAGAAGAAGAAGCAAAACAAGTGCTAAAAGAAATTGTTCTACAAGCAGATAAAGAAGCCGTTGAAGGGTTTGAAAGTCAAGTGAAATTTGCAGGCAAAGCTTCTCCTCAAGGTGAAGGCATGTGGGCAAACTCTTCATTTGAAAACTTAGTTCAGTATAATGACGGCTTCCGAACTGGCCTTATCGGCACAGCCGAACAAGTCGCCAATCAAATTATCGAACTGAAAAAAATTGGTGTGGATATTATTTTGACAGGCTTTTTACATTATGAAGAAGAAATCAAAACGTTTGGCGAAACCATTATTCCGCTCGTAAGACAAAAAGAACAGGAACTAAAAGAAAAAGCGGGCGCGTTGTAA
- a CDS encoding acyl-CoA dehydrogenase family protein, translated as MSVEISARPVYNQSTRAYYASIREKIASLVDEVIRPNAARTDEEGAFPRENLEALIKAGWGNILVPKAYSGLELDHVAFAIVAEEIAKACASTALVYVMHVGAVQTITLYGNDDQKKRWLQPIDQGLIGTYSTSEKASGGHWWYNFSQAQRNGEDYVVNADKSFTTSAGQADFYVVQTRSPEAQEATDISFFIVDGTSDGITASPWEALGVRGNHSGPISYKNVHVPKQDLLGSEETGKEIVLNGVSPIYLIGLGSAWLGVAEHALELAVNHATRTIHRDFNNQLSDYQVIRQQIAEAKVLIESTKPWQIDLAEQLDILQAEQKAQGVLTLPLTEFKVHASEVANKATRIALDVSGGYGYKKGRIERLFRDARAGIAMGPSNNIAREWIGKNLVGLPLELWIKGGE; from the coding sequence ATGTCAGTCGAAATTTCTGCACGTCCTGTATACAATCAATCTACGCGCGCTTATTACGCGTCCATCCGCGAGAAAATTGCGTCTCTCGTAGATGAAGTCATTCGGCCTAATGCAGCCCGTACAGATGAAGAAGGAGCTTTTCCACGAGAAAATTTAGAAGCGCTTATTAAAGCAGGCTGGGGAAACATTCTTGTACCAAAGGCATACAGCGGCTTAGAGCTTGATCACGTGGCTTTTGCAATTGTGGCTGAAGAAATTGCAAAAGCTTGTGCTTCCACTGCTTTAGTTTACGTGATGCATGTCGGAGCGGTTCAAACTATTACGCTGTACGGAAACGATGATCAAAAAAAACGCTGGTTACAACCAATTGACCAAGGGCTGATTGGTACGTATTCTACAAGTGAAAAAGCCTCAGGAGGACATTGGTGGTACAACTTCAGTCAAGCACAGCGAAATGGCGAAGATTATGTAGTTAATGCTGACAAATCATTTACTACAAGCGCCGGGCAAGCTGATTTTTATGTGGTCCAAACACGCAGTCCTGAAGCACAAGAAGCAACGGATATTAGCTTTTTTATTGTAGACGGAACATCAGACGGCATTACTGCAAGTCCATGGGAAGCGCTGGGCGTTCGCGGTAATCACAGCGGTCCCATTTCTTATAAAAATGTACACGTGCCAAAACAAGACCTTCTAGGCAGTGAAGAAACAGGGAAAGAAATCGTCTTAAACGGCGTTTCCCCTATTTATTTAATTGGCCTTGGTTCTGCTTGGCTTGGAGTAGCGGAACATGCGCTAGAGCTTGCGGTTAACCATGCAACGCGAACGATTCACCGCGATTTTAATAACCAGCTTAGCGACTATCAAGTCATTCGCCAGCAGATTGCTGAAGCAAAAGTCCTCATTGAAAGCACAAAACCATGGCAAATTGACTTGGCAGAACAGCTTGATATTTTACAAGCTGAACAAAAAGCACAAGGTGTTCTTACCCTCCCGCTGACTGAATTTAAAGTGCACGCTTCAGAAGTAGCCAACAAAGCAACGCGAATTGCATTGGATGTAAGCGGCGGATACGGCTATAAAAAAGGCCGTATTGAACGTTTGTTCCGAGATGCCAGAGCGGGCATTGCTATGGGCCCTTCTAATAATATTGCCAGAGAATGGATCGGAAAGAACCTTGTAGGGCTTCCGCTTGAACTTTGGATTAAAGGCGGAGAGTAA